The Mangifera indica cultivar Alphonso chromosome 12, CATAS_Mindica_2.1, whole genome shotgun sequence DNA window GCTTTGCATTAGTCAAGAGGTCACTTTTGGAagatttgttttgattagaaaaaaagatataattatttgtgaCCTGTTTATAGATAATTAAATTGATGCATTAGTCTTACTCTTGATTAGAATGAATTGCCCATTTGTTAGAGTTAGTGTGAAGAATCAACCATGATGTGAGAGGTGTCCGTACTGTTTGTTATCTCAGTTTTCCTAATTTGGTTCATGGATCAGTTTTGCACATACTAGAAATGCCCTTGGCATTTAGGTGAACTCTAGGGTATGTACATTTTTTGCTGAAACTGACACATGctttatatttcttttcctGTCTAGTTTCTATACTTTCTCACACATGCCTGAATTGAAGGAAATTGTTGTAGTTTGTGATCCATCCTACCAAGATATCTTTGAAGgtttcatctctctctctctcgcgtGCGCacttgtgtgtgtgtttgtgctCCCACTTGAGCACTCTACACTCTGCTGTATATGCATGCTCAATCAAGTTTGTATATCTCTATGCAACATTGCTTTGAGTTTGTAGTAGTACTGcaaatatttaaactaatttgttggttttgtttttagactccaaagaaaaaaatctgTGTAGACCTTAAATTTTCACTGCCTGAGAATGAGAGGCAGGATTCTGTATACACTAGATTTCAGGTACATGAATGATGCTCATTGATTAAGAAAGTTTGTTTTGGTCATACCATGTACTTgcttttttggttattttgtgGACTAAATTGCCATGATCATGTTATTCATCAGCCGGATGAACAGAATGTCTCCTAATCTAAAATTTGAGAGCCTTACACTTGTTATACTTATTTTTGAATAGCTTCTGATGCTCTCATTTTATCCAGAAGCTATCAATTGTTTGCCAAGACACTGTATGTTGATCATATGATCGTTCCATTGGACATTATCTACTTATTCTTTTCCTTTACTTGATGGCTTGCTGTGCTATTAGTGGCtgatttatacatttaattactGATGGTAAATATGTTCAAACCAACATATAATACTTTTGTTTCCAGGCAACTGATTCAAATTCTGAGCTTGTTTGCATCCATGACTCTGCAAGACCTTTGGTAACATCTGGGGATGTAGCAAAGGTATGGATAGGAAAACTTCGTTGTACAAGTGCTTGAGTtgttttgtgatatttttcaatttttatatgctAAATTAATTGTCAATAATCAATGTCCGATTAAATTTCAAGTAATAAAgtggaaaagggaaaaaagatgGTTATGTTGGACTGGACAATGAGTGTTATTGCGTTCATCAACTGCTCAAGGATTGTTGGCTTATTGGAGCAGCTGTACTTGGTGTTCCTTCCAAAGCTACAATTAAGGAGGTACATATTAATCTTTGCACACTTGTTGATGTCACAATATTTCAGGAGCCGCCAGGAAGTTTTGCTGGTTGATGCCACACATTTTATTCACCTTTTAAATCAAGATACTATGCATGAGAAGAATGATCacattgattttatatatttttggcaTGCAGGTTACAATCCCGGATGATTTGTTACTTGCAGAGAGAATATTGAATATGTGATCGCCTGCAAATAAAGTCTAGTCCATTCTCTTTATCTTTATGTGTTCACTCTTCCATTCAGTTTGAACTACACATCAGAATAATTTTGAATCTGTAAGCCTTGTATTAGGATAAATGTGCAAAGTTCACCCTTGGCAAGCATAGAGAAAAGACGTAACGAGACAATGAAAGGAAGGgcaataaaagagaaaagattcACTTTCTGCAATTCCCAGTCTCCTTATCCTTATTACATAAATGTATAAAATCGATTATAGTTGAAATTACGGTTGGAATTGCACCAAAAATATACGATTCAATTAGAATTTCATTTAGATGATGCAATTCCTGTTGAATCAAACTGAGATTGTGCAAATTTGAATTACACCATCTCAAAGCGATTCAACTAAAACCACACCAAAATGATTTCGAGTAAATCCCACTATCTTGGTGTAATTCAACTGAGATTATACCATTTTAAGTTTTCTAATTTACctttgttataattattaatcttaaaattaaaataaactaaaggTGAAAAGTGTATTCAACAGTTTTTTTATcagtattattttgttttaataaacttaaaaaacaaagttatttttatctttttagtgATCTAtcccaaaaattaataaatttctcctgtgtaatttttaaagttaaggatTGAGGCAAAAATCAGAGTGGGAAATAATTGTTCTCccaaaccgaaaaaaaaaaaaaaaaaaatcaattgtagCAGCCCATAAAGACATCTAAGCATCATAAGATAGATAAGCATCCCAAGTACTCCAAAATCTGCGCAAGCAGTCTCTTATCATTCCGAAGAATGCAATTCAAAACCACCCTTTCAAAGCAAAGCACCCCAAATGCCCCATCAAAGTAAAGTTCCATTTGTATATTCAACGTAACCGCACATTTGTTATGATCATTGCCGCTGGAGCTAAAGAAATGCAGTAGTCCAACCACATAAGCTTTTCATTTATTGAAGAATGACTTAACTAGAAAATAAGTAcacaaaagaataatattatatatatatatatatatatatatatatatatatatatatatatatgtaagaaAACAAAAAGGCCTTTTAACTCCAAACTACTAAACTTCCTATTTTATCTTCTTGGTCTGCTCtcactttcctttttctttgcaCATTCACCAAATAATGAAAACCGTCCACTGTTGCGTGGTCGAACAGGGGTTCCTTTAACCTATTAATTCACAAACAGCAAAAACAAGCTCTTTAGGTATTCAAAGTACTTAAAAAGACGGAATTACAGTGAAAGGGATAGCATACCTTTCTCCCCTTAGGAGGTTTTCCATTATTCCAACAGAAAAGCCCACTGCAACCTCCAGCTGCTGAACCTGATTCATATCCCCTAAAAGAAACACCAGAATTCAGCATAAATAGAATACAGCCCACATACAAAagtcaatatttttttcttgaattctaaagaaaaagatgacaTCATATTACTTAGATTTCATGAACACAAGAAACAATTAGTTCAGATCACACTATTAAGAAATTTTCTTAAAACTTAAATGTGCTTCTCCCAAGGCTATTAAACATTTGGGAGAAATTACTGCCATACCATAAATGGAAAACAAACCCGTTGTCTTACATAATAATTCTAACACAAAGAAGCGAAAATGCAGAATGAACATTTAACTAGGTATTGGAAACACGCTAGCAGGTAGTTCAACAAGTTTTCAATGATTACACTATTCCAATCATTTGAGGTGTATAGGATTTTGTAGAGGACAGCAACATACATAAAGAGTACAATTAGTATATACAAAAGTGAAAGACTTACACGCTCTCTTTGTTGAAATTTCCCATAAAGTTGCTATCATGTAATAAGCTTGGCGACATAGGGTAATGATCACTCCTTTTACCGGTCTGGTCCTTATGAAGCACACTTTCATCTTCAAGCTTCAAAGCTTTGAGTTCCTGATGTAGTTCATTTTCCAATTGCTTGGATGGTAGTGCTGATGAAAGAGTAGATTCtatatgattttgttgatgaaaatcctCCTGAGGCAGTACTTGATTCCTCTCAGGTCTCGAATGACTCAATGATTCAGTTGTGCCTTTCTCTGCAGCCTGTAACCAAGCAGTTTCTAACCTCTGCTCACGGATAATGGATTCTATTATGTGCATTGGAATCTCGAGCCTCCTCTCTTTTGTACCACCAAGTTCAGAATTGCCCTCAGCCAGCAACTTCAATGATCCACCAGTAGATTGAAAAGCTCCAGCCCGAAATGGAGAACAATTAGAACAATCTTCTGAGCCTTTAATTTTACCTTCCAACTCATTAAAACTTCCTCTGGATAATTTGTGGGGCATCAGTTGTGAGTCCAAATCAGAATAGTTACCATTTGCATTTGAGCAAATtgcctttctttctctctcaattGCTTCAGTTGTTTGTGTCTGCTTCAGATCTTTTGGTAGATCATTCCAAGATTCACTGTTTATAGAAGCCTCACCATCTGGCAAAAGGATTATTCTAACCTCAACATTTCTTCCCAGGACAATTTCAATTGCATTGGTGATACTGCTCAAAAACCTTTCTACTCTAGATTTAATATCCCCGTCCCCGAACGCAAGATAGGCAACTGAAACACCTGCAAGAACCATTAAGAGGGAATCAGAGatgaaaaaggaaatgaaatgtACAAAAGATGACAAAATACTATGAAAGTCAGATGAGCAGACCCTTGCAAACAATTGCAGCCCAAGTGTTCATTAAACTATGGGAACCATACATTGTCCTCTAACATTCATTTCTTGTACAACACAACATCTGCAGCTTTGCTGCTTTCTACTATGTTAAGACTTATttgacaattaaaatttatatttaaaccaTAATTAAATGAGTTGATGATATTACAGTTGACAAAGCACTGTAGACCACAGCTCATGTTACTCTATGAATTAGAAGCCATATTAGTTAGAATTTTACACTTCATATGTCTGTGAGATCCATCTTCATTCacaaaaaaatccaaaactcaAAACATGTGGGAAAAACTAATAGGGTGTCATCAGATAGAAAGCTTTATGACAATTTGGCTTCAGCACTTTCGAAAGGGAACTTTAAACATTACAGAGGTTATATTTTAGCAAGAATCCATCATTAATTCAGTTATGTAGAGGACCAAAATAAATTGTTATACAGTGACTGCATAGATAATAGAACTACAACGATTTCaccaaaatattgaatttttagaCGAAAGCAAGATCTTTTTACCAAGATTACTGGGAAGCACCTATGTGGCTACTTGATGTTCAAGAGAAATGagtttaacttttattataaattaaaaataataataagagaatGGATACATACACacatctaaataatatattattttgtgtttttgtaatTCAATTTCACTGAAAAGGCTATGGGTTTACCTTCGACTTCAGAGATAGACAAAAGCTTTCCATAGGCCCGCAATAACTGCTTCAGTGTCTTTGAGTGGCACCTTTCAATACACTTTGCCCAGATATCACCTAGCTTTTCTGAATTTCTGCATGTAATAATCATATTGCCAACCGCACCACTATCATTTGCAGAAACCAAGGCACCACTATCCTTGAATGGGCTATGTGCTGGCTTGAAATAAGAATTATGACCATCAATCTGTGAAAATAATGCCCCTTGATGGATGTGATTTCCAATTAATTGTTCATGTACAGAAGCAGGAGAAGCTGAATCACAATGTATATTTTGAGACACCCCTGATTTCCGCTGGTAAACAGTAACTTCTCTTGAAGCACTTGAAGGATCTTCCTCAGTCGTTTTAGAGCTCTGCTTTCCGCTGCTACATGACAGAGAGAGTTCTGGAGAAGGAACTGAACCAAGTTGCAATAAAGTTGCTGTGAACCATGTTGAGCGTTCACTTGAAACCCTTAGATGTTTCTCGGCCTCTGAAAGAAGCTTCAAAGCATGCTTTAACCTCTCCAACTCCCCTTCAGTTACTGGAAAATGATCCCAACCATTCAAATCAGTACTATACCACCATGTACAGGCAAAAGTATAGGGAAGTTAGCAAACTCAAAGAGTACTTAAAAAATATCGGAGAAGAGAACGTTATCTTTTTCTCAGAGATTCAAAAACAGAACATTGCATGATATAGCAGCACTAAATTAGATATCTAATTTTACACCATGGAATGACTATGTAATGTTAGTGGTTTAAATTCAGCAGAATTGTCTTGTTCCAATTAAggctaaataaaaaaaatgagagataCAATATAAGTAATCATGGTCAACAATCCTACGTTCTAAGTGTAATGTTGATGAACATTCGATCAAAAGCCAGAATTGACAACAAATCCATGACAATTATTAAGATATACATTTAGGCAAATTGTAATTACTTAAAACTCACCTTCTAAAGTTATAGAGTTACAGATGCAAAACAATATGGTTTGCCAGAATTCTagttcctaaaattttaaacaccaATAATAAGGAATCGAATTTTTCTCCTTGTTTGAAAGGAGGTTATCAATTTATGACAATAATGATATACTGTTCGTGATGATTCCATAAAACTTTACATAGATTGTTTTTATAACATCTCTGATCTAATAGATCAGctcactgttaagatattgtccactttaaatatacaatccatcatgattttgcttttgagCAGACCTAGCATCTCTCTCGTGTTTTGCCGATGTGGGATTTGTCTAAGAGTATCACATACACCCGTTGAGAATCATTTGTAACATCTCTAGCCCAATAAATCGACCTACTGTCAatatattatccactttggacacacaatctgttatggttttgcttttgggttttGCAACCCACAACACTTTATGATAGCTTAAAGAGTTTACAggctatttaactagtcaaaaCTTCTCATCCCCAAGCAATGTGAGATATACAGACAAATCCAACATCTCTTCCATATTTTATCGATATGAGATTTGCCTAAAAGTATCACAGTTTTCAATGCTATCTCAAATGCAACAGAGTGACCCTATTGGAGAATGAATTAGTGATCTCTTGAGTGCTTGTCCTCTAGCAAAAACAACAGTAGAATAGCTAAGTGGATAATACTTACAGCTCCTTCCACCAATGTTGTAAGTCCCAGAAATGATATCCATTATAAGGCTGGCCAGTTGAGACATCAAAACCATCGGATCAACTCCAGAGTCCATCAACTCTCTGGCTCTTTTCACTGTTTCTGCAGTGTCAGATGACATTGCCAATTCCAAAAGTTCCAGTAATTTTTCATCTGAAACAACCCCCACCTGTGGAGAAGACAGCAGACTACTAAGTTAAAACCATCTATATGCACAACTAAATGAGTATGAAAAGAAAAGTATTCCATACAttagaatttcttttatttttctcataaatagTTATTGTTTCTTCAACccatttttttctcaattaagttaaaaacaaaaattgaggCAAAACATGCTAAAACAGGATTGTTGAAAAACTCACAAGTTCGTTCACAAGAGATGCAGTTATTCTTTTTCCTAGTAAACTCAGCTGGTCTAACATTGTTTCTGCATCTCGAAGAGAACCATCTGCATTCAAAGCAATCAAATTTAATGCTTCTGATTCAACATCCAGAATCTCTTCAGCAGAAATTTTCTTCAACCTGGCCACAATGTCACTgtctttaattttgttgaagaGATACTTCTGGCACCGTGATTGTATGGTACGGGGCACATTGTCAATATCAGTTGTTATGAAAATGAACACAACTTGCTGTGGAGGTTCTTCAAGAAATTTGAGAAATGTCAACCATGTCTTACAGGGCAACAAGTGACACTCGTTAATAACAAACACCCTATACTGAGAAGAAGCTGATGGGGGCTGAATTGGCAGGTTTTTCAAAAGGTACCTAACTCTGTCAACTCCTTTCTTATTAGTGCCATCAACTTCAAAGAAATCCCTGCTTTTTCCAGAGATGAAATCGGTGCATTCTCTACAGAAACCACATGGCTTTGTTTCTTCAGTAGCCAGACAATTTAGAGCTGCAGCAAAGACCTTAGCTGTTGATGTTTTCCCAGTCCCTCGAGGACCTTGAAAAAGATAAACAGGAGCAATTCTTCCCCTTGAAACAGCATTTGCAAGAGACTGAACCACAATATTCTGCCCAATCAATTCATCAAAGAACATTGGCTTATATTTCTGGCTCAGACTCCTTATGTTTTCAAGCATACCATCCTCTTCTCCTCCACCATTTAGAGCCACAATCTCAAGCCCATCTTGACTCCTACAGCTTGATGACCACCTCCTTCCATCCAATCTACTTAGTGCTTCCAGATCAAGCTCCCCATAGTTTGTCGAGAGCTCATCATCACTATGAACTGTTCCTATGGAAGACCCTGCTCTCCCATCACCGCTGTTGGTAAGTAATGGCAGAATACCTCGAGCACTTCTAGAAGCTATTCTGCATTTATTAGAATTGGAAGATGAACATCTTCTTTCATGATACTTACTCATACTCCCACAGAATATACTACTTCCTTTCCTCCGTAAAGTATCTGAAAGGGAAGGAGTGCAACAACTCTGACATACCCCTCTATGTTTCGCCATCCTCTTAGACCAATAGCAAGGAATTCCACATCCTTGACGACCCGGAAAATCCAAATTATCATCcatttcatcatcattatcatccaATGTTGCTGTTGTGGTATCCCAAGATCCAATAGTGCTTGGATTTCGATTAACATACCTTTTATAAGAACTAGTTGACAATGCAGGCGTACTATAAGAATAAGAAGAGTCTTCTTTCTTGCTACTTCTCAAAAATTTAGAGGATGAATGTGAACAATTCTTATGCTTAGGTTTTAAAAGCAAAGGGGAAGCCCCCGAATATTTACATAAATCTTCTGAATTATAGTCTTCAGTATCATCAGATTGCTCAACAGACTCATCCCTGCCTAAACCTAATGCAATTGAAAGATGAGCTGTTCGCGATCTTAATTCAGAATTAACTGAATTCCTAGCAAGAACAAGCTGTTTTTTATGATGTCTAGATAAAGAATCTAAACGGGAATTAGTTATCTTACTCTTCCTCTTAGCTTCCATAGCTCTTCTCATTGATGGAGTTGCCAAAGAGACAAGATTTGCATCCCTACACCTGATAATCATTGAAGAAGaccttttatcaccaaaataagAATCACTCTTTGAATCAATGCCGCCAGCGCCACTACCATTTTTGGCATCACTCAAACTATCACCATCCTCATCAACACGATAAGCTTCATCGTTTCTTGCAATTGCACTAGTTTCACTAGAGGAATTATGATTCTTCCAATTATACAAAAACACTTTCTTCTCTTTCCCACGCCCATTCACATTCACATTGGTGTTTTCATCAACCAATTGCttgttgtttttcaaaccaGAAGAGCCAGACCCCGAAGCTGCGGCCACTGCTGCTGCTGCTATAGATCTGGATGAACTCAATGGTGACTTCCACGATGAAGTTGTCCCTGGATCACGCAAAACCCTGGATgctttctttatttgagtcaGCTCTCTCTTCAACTGAAGTCTGCCTCTGATATTAGCCATCCTTAATTAAAgcaacacaaaaacaaaaactaccCACAAACCAAACTCACTTCACAACTATACCCACATTCCCATTTCATCAATCAAACACACAAAACCATCAAAAATTGAGTCCTTACGACCATACCAAAAACATAGAAATTGAAACCGTAGTCAGGAAAAAGCAGAGACAGGGGGAGCAAAGACTCTTTTCACAGATTCAGATTAAGAGTTCTGAGAAGAAACTGACACAGTGGAGCTCAACTTAAgcgaaagaaaaaaaaaggaaaagggaaaaaaattttcttttcttcttcacatTCTCACTGACTCATTACTCATAgaagtttcattttttattttgttttttgtgagattttatttttgagttagCGCCTCAAATCAAAGAGCTTTGAAAGGAGAAACTTCGAGTGTAAAAATGTGTCCTTTGCTTTCTACATTATTCGGAACATAACAAGGTGAAAAAGCTAAGGAGGCTCTCAAGCTGATCCTGCTTTTTATGTGCTTTGCGATGAGATttacttcttctttttttaatgctCTGTCTTCTGTCCTTATTACATCAAGGAGTGATTTACGGAAATAAATCTTACTATTTTGGAAAATCCTATAATTTTCATTCACAACTATTAgatcaaattttcatcaatcCAATTCATATGGTATAATGTTATCATCTTTTTCCTCCAAATAATATTTGGCTGAtactaatttattcatattatttgaataaaaataaagattcggTAATGTCAACTTAATGAAATCTATTTATTTAGCATCTTGAATTCTTAAtgagaataatatttattagtaAAGTATTCACTATATATAACGGATTGCATCTTTTTTAGTATCCtaatctttttaaataatagtatttaattaataaacagtTGAGTGTATAGTagtacaaacaaaataatatattatcatataatttgatatttttaaattaaaaataaaataaataattagattaatcaATCACATTGTAACTGtctctattttaataatacaatcCACTGTCAAAAGATTGTAGCTTTAAACATACAATTAATCACGATTTTGTTTTTAAGTGTCAAAAcacattttaacattttatgatCCTACAGACTTATTTAACCCAAGGTGACAATAATTATGCAAAAGgtggtaattaattaatacaaataaataaatatgtaataatgtcattaaataatttaattgtttactttatttttaatttaaatttatttaatcacatcATCATACatcataatatatcaatttatttgataatatcatGATAATGATCTCATATTTATTGAGGATAAAGATGAAAGGTGATTAAAtgtatcaaaaaattgaaaagtttcATCATTCTCATTGTTTTCATGCAAAAgagttatatatatacttttctATTGATTTATAGGTAAATAACATGACTGATCATTGTATGTTGCATACATATAGCTATGTGTTATATAATGATTAATTGTCTTTTTAGTATTGTTTTTATGAGTCTTTCTAAATAGAAATTTAAACAcacaaaataaattgatatttttaatgattttatttttttaattctttaagtTAAGAGTAAGAGTAATGATGATATTGTATATCTTTGATAAGGTACTATtcataaatttgtaaataatggAGATTAGGATATTGATCGAAGCCCTAAACATATGATGCATATCACCCTGAGTCCACTTACAAATTTACTTTTCAATGCTTAATTAAGGCGACAATTGATAGTCAATTACATATTTTGGAAGCTTAAAAGTGGTTAATTTAGCCTCCAAAATTTAGCCTTATTGACAAAGGCAGGATACACAAATAAGAGGACATGAATTCTAGACTCATTGGAGACATATCAATGGTGTAATAAATGTGAGTTGGTTACTAAACTCAAAATTTCACCTATTTGATGTGATTGGTTCAGACCTGTCTATTGGATTATCTAATTCAACTAAGGTTTCCAGCTAATATATAAGGTTAATTTAATTAGGTGTTCATGTGCCCATTCCATCACCAACTTCCCATTTGCAATGTtggtttcattttcaattttcttataaaagttGTAGTGCAAACAAGCATacacaaacacaaacatatTTGAGGGcttgtcttcatcttcttgttACCTTATAATCCAACTTTTCATGTTTACCTATATTAAATCATGTGTCACAAAATGTTTATCCAAGGATGAATAACATGCATTATCAAGCTTAATATTGCGATAAATATTGTAAGATAGGGATAGATTTTAAAGAGTATATCCGACTGAATGAAACTTGTTGTATCTTACACAGAGACAGAACCACTATAAAGTCATGGGGACATTtgcccaaattttaaaaaatgagggCATAGTTGTAATCTAGAACAATATGAGAAAAGACTATacctaaattaatatataaataaggccaaaggactatttcccacccaaagtatcattTTATCTCAAGTTCTcaccctttaactttaaaaattctaaacatccacccatgaatggttaaaattaacgattttagaggtaaaatcatcattttatctgtaatattaaaaataaactaaaatttaatctcctcCCCCCCTCCagaccttaaaaaataaaagtttttccctaactcaagtttaaaaaaatgacatttctctcgtagggtttagtttccagatctcCAGTGTTAAATTTGACGCCATTGCTAATGATGAATATCTTCCAATGCCTTCTCTCCCTTCGACGactaagcttctttagtttgaAAGTTTTGATGGCATCGATTGACGTCGAAAATGACTCTCAACTTTATCAGAAAGATAAAGTTGTTCTTCTTCCTTGACAAAGATAAGAGATCTCATCTTTGTCGGAGAGTTCCCAACGAAACATTGCCTCCTATTAGGTTTAAGATTATTGACCAGAGGGGAAGATGGTAAGAGAGTGATCACcagaggaagagaaaggagatgGCGTCAGAGATGGTGCCAAAGTTTGCAAACTAAACTCTAAGggagaaatatcattttttaaaacttggccaatgagaaaaattgttagttcttAGGATTTAAgagggaaaataaataaaattttaaagggttaaagtttcgttaactttaactgctcataggtgtGTAAATGAGagtttcaaagttaaagagtagaaatttaagataaaagaatactttgggtgggaaatagtcgtttggcctataaatAATACTACATGTACTAATACTAGAGTCGATAGTGGGCTGTGTCGGACCGGGTTGGGTCGGTTTCTTTCAGTCATTTTCTGTATATGATATCTTAAAGACTTTGTTGTCTTAGTATATCGAAGGCAATTTGTTACTCTTCCTTCGATCCTTTCTTATATTTGACTAAAGAAATCTTACatcataaatttttactttctttttcttcttgtcaaaCATGTGGCTATCTTATTTTCACTTGTTGGTGCCCCTGCTCCTCCTGCTCCACATggatcatcaataatatcattaatgcCACCActataatattcaaatgaaatttgaaagatattttgataaatgaaattatgaaaaataataactaattatcaaaattaaaataaaaactaaattataaatataatgaaatattatttgcGAATTTAGAgagttttaaaatgaaaaattgatgagAGAATATGAGACTGAGAAGAATGAAAGATTGAGAGTGTGACTGTATATGAATTTTTGGTATGGGAAGGAAGATTCATATGGggaaaaatttgaagaaaaaacaaaaaataaatacatttttcttaAAAGGCCAATGGCTACTAGTCCGGCTAGTAATCGTTGGCCTAGCGTAGGAAAGGCAAGAATGGCTTCTGCAGAAGCCGTTCTAGCttctaattaattcaaaaaaaatattttttttatctttataagcACGACTATAGTGTCAGATCGACTCACAACACAGCCTGAAAGGCCCATGGATTGGGTAGGATACGTTACAATTTTGGGTTGTACCCTTTCGAATTGAGATTTTTAGCCGTGTCTCAGACTGGTCTAACCTAGTTAATATGTCTAACTAATACTAACAAATATTGATGggttgatatgttattatgtgattaagtgactTTGTTACATCATTCATGATGTATTTTCAACCACTTCTCtaactctagcttccaagtctctatcaaatcttcatttggctAAAGCTACCattgagaataaaaaattagctccatgcaagcccaaagattcattgccttttccaccttggcccgCCTTTGCTTATGCGTGCAATGCtattacttgcatccaaaaCTCTCATGATCTAGTAGGTCTTAAAGACCCTAAGAAGTCCtcctttgaagcccaagtgaagttgcATCCATCCATCACTcaattttgaagcccaaaaaggtgctcAAAGCCCATTTGGAAGAGTTAGACAAAAATAGATGAAAGAAAAGCTTTGGTGGAGAC harbors:
- the LOC123193218 gene encoding protein STICHEL-like — translated: MANIRGRLQLKRELTQIKKASRVLRDPGTTSSWKSPLSSSRSIAAAAVAAASGSGSSGLKNNKQLVDENTNVNVNGRGKEKKVFLYNWKNHNSSSETSAIARNDEAYRVDEDGDSLSDAKNGSGAGGIDSKSDSYFGDKRSSSMIIRCRDANLVSLATPSMRRAMEAKRKSKITNSRLDSLSRHHKKQLVLARNSVNSELRSRTAHLSIALGLGRDESVEQSDDTEDYNSEDLCKYSGASPLLLKPKHKNCSHSSSKFLRSSKKEDSSYSYSTPALSTSSYKRYVNRNPSTIGSWDTTTATLDDNDDEMDDNLDFPGRQGCGIPCYWSKRMAKHRGVCQSCCTPSLSDTLRRKGSSIFCGSMSKYHERRCSSSNSNKCRIASRSARGILPLLTNSGDGRAGSSIGTVHSDDELSTNYGELDLEALSRLDGRRWSSSCRSQDGLEIVALNGGGEEDGMLENIRSLSQKYKPMFFDELIGQNIVVQSLANAVSRGRIAPVYLFQGPRGTGKTSTAKVFAAALNCLATEETKPCGFCRECTDFISGKSRDFFEVDGTNKKGVDRVRYLLKNLPIQPPSASSQYRVFVINECHLLPCKTWLTFLKFLEEPPQQVVFIFITTDIDNVPRTIQSRCQKYLFNKIKDSDIVARLKKISAEEILDVESEALNLIALNADGSLRDAETMLDQLSLLGKRITASLVNELVGVVSDEKLLELLELAMSSDTAETVKRARELMDSGVDPMVLMSQLASLIMDIISGTYNIGGRSLTEGELERLKHALKLLSEAEKHLRVSSERSTWFTATLLQLGSVPSPELSLSCSSGKQSSKTTEEDPSSASREVTVYQRKSGVSQNIHCDSASPASVHEQLIGNHIHQGALFSQIDGHNSYFKPAHSPFKDSGALVSANDSGAVGNMIITCRNSEKLGDIWAKCIERCHSKTLKQLLRAYGKLLSISEVEGVSVAYLAFGDGDIKSRVERFLSSITNAIEIVLGRNVEVRIILLPDGEASINSESWNDLPKDLKQTQTTEAIERERKAICSNANGNYSDLDSQLMPHKLSRGSFNELEGKIKGSEDCSNCSPFRAGAFQSTGGSLKLLAEGNSELGGTKERRLEIPMHIIESIIREQRLETAWLQAAEKGTTESLSHSRPERNQVLPQEDFHQQNHIESTLSSALPSKQLENELHQELKALKLEDESVLHKDQTGKRSDHYPMSPSLLHDSNFMGNFNKESVGYESGSAAGGCSGLFCWNNGKPPKGRKVKGTPVRPRNSGRFSLFGECAKKKESESRPRR